The proteins below are encoded in one region of Levilactobacillus namurensis:
- the plsX gene encoding phosphate acyltransferase PlsX, with protein MKIAVDAMGGDYAPDEIVKGVELARDAYPDLEFLLYGQADKVQPLLQDTTRITLKPAEEVIAMGDEPVRAVRRKKHSSIVLAATAVKEGEADAFFSAGNTGAVLTAGLLIVGRIKGIDRPGLTTTLPVLRKPDQSSFVMLDVGANADTKPFNVVQYAIMGQYYAQSVMHVAHPRIGLLNNGTEADKGDKAHRAIHDTLAGMDDIHFVGNVESRELLNGAADVVVTDGFTGNATLKAIEGTALSMLKLIKGEIMSGGLGGKLGASMLRPVFHRVRDAMDYSQYGGAVLLGLKAPVVKTHGSTKAETVKNTMGQIHELLATDSSRQMINYFTDHAEQMAALKETLK; from the coding sequence ATGAAGATTGCCGTAGATGCAATGGGTGGCGACTACGCCCCCGACGAAATCGTAAAGGGTGTCGAACTCGCCCGGGATGCTTACCCGGACTTAGAGTTCCTGTTATACGGACAGGCCGATAAGGTCCAACCCCTGCTACAAGATACCACGCGTATCACGCTAAAGCCGGCCGAAGAGGTCATTGCTATGGGGGATGAGCCGGTTCGAGCGGTTCGGCGCAAGAAGCACTCGAGTATCGTGTTAGCCGCTACGGCGGTTAAGGAAGGCGAAGCCGATGCCTTCTTCTCAGCGGGGAATACGGGTGCGGTCTTAACGGCCGGGTTGTTGATCGTGGGACGGATCAAGGGAATTGACCGTCCAGGATTGACCACGACCCTCCCCGTTTTACGGAAGCCGGACCAATCCAGCTTCGTGATGTTGGATGTCGGCGCGAATGCCGATACGAAGCCCTTCAACGTGGTCCAGTACGCCATCATGGGCCAGTACTATGCGCAGTCGGTCATGCACGTGGCGCATCCCCGGATTGGGCTCTTGAATAACGGGACCGAAGCGGATAAGGGCGATAAGGCCCACCGGGCGATTCATGACACCTTAGCGGGCATGGACGATATTCATTTTGTGGGGAACGTTGAGTCCCGAGAACTCTTGAACGGTGCGGCGGACGTGGTGGTAACGGACGGTTTCACGGGTAATGCGACGCTCAAGGCCATCGAAGGTACCGCCCTTTCGATGTTGAAGCTGATCAAGGGTGAGATTATGAGTGGCGGCTTAGGAGGAAAGCTGGGGGCCAGCATGTTGCGGCCAGTCTTTCACCGGGTCCGCGACGCCATGGACTACTCCCAATACGGTGGTGCCGTGCTGTTGGGCTTGAAGGCCCCCGTGGTCAAGACGCATGGCTCGACGAAGGCGGAGACGGTCAAGAATACCATGGGACAGATCCATGAATTACTGGCCACGGACAGTTCCCGGCAGATGATTAATTACTTTACGGACCACGCTGAACAAATGGCGGCTTTAAAGGAAACCTTGAAGTAG
- the acpP gene encoding acyl carrier protein, whose product MTRSEIFTKIADIIADRFEVDRDQINEQLNFKQDLDADSIDFVEFVLELEDTFNAEISDEDAEKLNTIGEVVDYIVAHQEQK is encoded by the coding sequence ATGACGAGATCAGAAATTTTTACTAAAATTGCCGATATTATTGCGGACCGTTTCGAAGTTGACCGCGATCAGATCAATGAGCAATTAAACTTTAAGCAAGATTTAGATGCCGATTCAATTGATTTTGTGGAATTCGTTTTGGAATTAGAGGATACGTTTAACGCCGAGATTTCTGACGAAGATGCCGAGAAATTAAATACCATTGGTGAAGTGGTTGACTACATCGTCGCCCATCAAGAACAAAAATAG
- the rnc gene encoding ribonuclease III codes for MIVGLNQELAERFDIHIKDQSLLDEAFTQASYVNEHPNQGLKFYERIEFLGDAVMQLVVSNYIYRRYPQMPQGRLTRLRAAMVNENSFASFARECHFDQYIRLGKGEEKAQARQRDSLLCDIFESFIGALYLDQGLDAVVKFVTQVVFPKLDEGRFDEFFDHKTELQELVQQNGAVAIDYRLEDEQGPDNDLAFKVAVYVNDQLLGEGTGHSKKHAEQNAARHALENLKAE; via the coding sequence GTGATTGTTGGATTGAATCAAGAATTAGCCGAACGGTTTGATATCCATATCAAGGACCAATCCCTGCTAGATGAAGCCTTTACGCAGGCTTCGTATGTGAATGAGCACCCGAACCAGGGACTGAAATTCTACGAACGTATCGAATTCTTGGGGGATGCGGTGATGCAGTTGGTGGTCTCGAACTACATCTATCGGCGTTATCCCCAGATGCCCCAAGGCCGGTTGACCCGGTTACGGGCGGCCATGGTCAATGAGAACAGCTTTGCTAGTTTTGCGCGTGAGTGTCACTTTGACCAGTATATTCGACTGGGTAAGGGTGAGGAAAAGGCGCAAGCACGGCAACGTGACTCGCTGTTATGTGACATCTTCGAATCCTTCATCGGGGCATTGTACCTGGACCAGGGACTGGATGCCGTGGTGAAGTTCGTCACGCAGGTGGTCTTCCCTAAGTTGGATGAAGGCCGGTTCGACGAGTTCTTTGACCACAAGACGGAGCTACAGGAGTTGGTCCAACAGAACGGCGCCGTAGCCATCGACTACCGATTAGAGGATGAGCAGGGGCCGGATAACGACCTGGCCTTCAAGGTGGCCGTATACGTCAATGATCAGTTATTAGGCGAGGGAACTGGTCACTCCAAGAAGCATGCGGAGCAGAACGCCGCACGCCACGCACTAGAAAATTTGAAAGCAGAGTAA
- the ftsY gene encoding signal recognition particle-docking protein FtsY has product MGLFDIFRRRAKKSATPTSEASVTEQSLSTTDTSISDSSVSASVSAKLASSVSASQGGQESAVEAPQALTTDSGVAAPTSAAPAESQTILATSVTDETSAAEEATSTVTLTSETTPSATSEVGPAQSLSDTEDTTETSGSDAPREAVATEASTTPEVVAAAEDSEDTPVTSAEPTSEASDEQLYGKGLEKTRHTFGERLNALLANFRHVDEGFFDDLEETLIGADVGFDMAVKLSDELRDEVKLQNAKRSQDVQNVIVEKMVEIYDQAGEKEESTALNVASDGPTVILFVGVNGVGKTTTIGKMAHQYHQDGKKVLLAAADTFRAGATEQLDVWAKRSQVDIVKGKPQSDPAAVVFDAVKKAKAENYDILFVDTAGRLQNKVNLMNELSKMKRIITREIPTAPHEVLLVLDATTGQNALTQAKLFKESTDVTGIVLTKLDGTARGGIVLAIRNELHVPVKFIGLGEQINDLRPFNPSEFVYGLFKGLIDPAALGQK; this is encoded by the coding sequence ATGGGATTATTTGATATCTTTCGTCGCCGAGCGAAGAAGTCGGCAACACCGACTAGCGAGGCGTCAGTCACCGAACAATCACTGAGTACCACAGACACTAGCATCAGCGACAGCAGTGTGTCCGCTAGTGTTAGCGCCAAGCTTGCGTCATCAGTGTCCGCCAGTCAGGGAGGACAGGAGTCTGCTGTGGAAGCGCCCCAGGCACTGACGACGGACTCAGGCGTCGCCGCACCGACTAGCGCTGCACCAGCTGAAAGTCAGACGATTTTAGCGACCAGCGTCACGGATGAGACGTCTGCGGCCGAGGAGGCCACGAGTACCGTCACGTTGACCAGTGAGACGACGCCTTCTGCGACCTCGGAAGTGGGGCCTGCCCAATCGCTAAGTGACACCGAAGACACAACGGAAACTAGTGGCAGTGACGCCCCGCGGGAAGCGGTGGCGACTGAGGCCTCGACGACGCCGGAAGTCGTGGCGGCTGCTGAAGACTCTGAAGACACGCCCGTCACCTCCGCTGAACCGACTAGTGAAGCCAGTGATGAACAACTTTACGGGAAGGGTCTGGAGAAGACCCGCCACACGTTCGGGGAACGCCTGAACGCCTTGCTGGCGAACTTCCGGCACGTCGATGAAGGCTTCTTCGACGACCTCGAAGAAACGCTGATTGGCGCCGACGTGGGTTTTGACATGGCGGTTAAGCTGAGTGACGAACTGCGGGATGAAGTAAAGCTACAGAACGCTAAGCGGTCCCAGGATGTCCAAAACGTCATTGTTGAAAAAATGGTCGAAATTTATGACCAGGCCGGAGAAAAGGAAGAAAGTACCGCGCTGAACGTTGCGTCGGACGGACCGACCGTGATCCTGTTCGTCGGGGTCAACGGTGTCGGGAAGACCACGACCATTGGGAAGATGGCTCACCAGTACCACCAGGATGGGAAGAAGGTCCTACTGGCGGCGGCCGATACGTTCCGGGCCGGGGCTACCGAACAACTGGATGTGTGGGCTAAGCGCAGCCAGGTCGATATCGTAAAGGGTAAGCCACAATCTGATCCGGCAGCGGTGGTCTTCGATGCGGTCAAGAAGGCCAAGGCCGAAAACTATGATATTTTATTCGTAGATACGGCCGGTCGGTTGCAGAATAAGGTCAACTTGATGAATGAGCTGTCGAAGATGAAGCGGATCATCACTCGGGAAATCCCGACGGCGCCCCATGAAGTTCTACTGGTTCTGGATGCGACTACGGGACAAAATGCGTTGACCCAAGCTAAGCTGTTTAAGGAATCAACGGATGTCACGGGAATCGTTTTGACTAAGTTGGACGGAACGGCCCGCGGGGGGATCGTGTTGGCGATTCGCAACGAGCTACACGTTCCCGTTAAGTTCATCGGGCTTGGTGAACAGATCAACGATTTACGACCGTTCAATCCAAGTGAATTTGTCTACGGCTTGTTCAAGGGCTTGATTGACCCGGCGGCTTTAGGCCAGAAGTAG
- the smc gene encoding chromosome segregation protein SMC: protein MRLKTLEISGFKSFADKTRIDFLPGMTGIVGPNGSGKSNIAEAVRWVLGEQSAKSLRGSKMPDVIFGGSTDRHALNRAAVAITLDNSDHYLKSAYTELTISRVLYRSGESEYLLNGQNCRLKDITELLMDSGMGQDSFSIISQGRVEAIFNSKPEDRRTIIEEVAGVYKYRKHKETAQHELDGTMGDLHRVEDIIAELEGRLEPLERQRSLAQDYLDQQKKFAVLDRTQLVRQLHTELKQKKTVDAQVVRKQAQVAHYQAAQKDQQRVVQQLSEQQTDLLAQKDTLQNQLVAATQRVEQCQGQVNLSAEQRRHAEDQRQRLAAQLTALQQRQQHLADQLTAGEQSLKELRQQIATCRREIKELRQETADKRVAELRDQLETLRADYFDQKQQVANWRNQRQYLQQDQDRQQKRSQRLTGQLQELKTAAATAKAKATDLAHQATAVQEQLTQAEQAYDAVAGEFQQHQATYRQSQRQWQSALGVYQQAKTRAANLQASAAEYGGFYQGVRAILRQRDRLTGLIGAVSELLKVPTQFTTAIEYALGGQLQHVVVTDEAAAKAAVAYLREQRAGRATFLPLTTVRGRQVDQTTLAQLANVPGFLGVGSAVVTIDQRAQGILTHLLGTTLLAQDLDAAVAISQRVHHRYRVVSLAGDVVSASGAITGGQNRSNRTSVLHQRQELQKLEASLTTMQTQLQDQEQKVQAAQAAMQTSETQQQDLQATINDVQPRCRQLNEALAAAETAAKQADRQLRAAQVEIQQTTDADQATQASTLETQIKQGQARIAEQEVQQQKLQAKIKMVTTQQSSQREALTSKQTWLAGAQERLQQQEQNQKDRQTTQQATQRELVQVQAQQRDMVAAKSLTPEAAQQRLEQAQTQRKDVEQRLQTISDQLTTVNDQATQATADNDRTTGLLQVANDDLQEAQVKQTQLSSLIDQQQNQLSEKYQMSLAAAEADVSDLPADELAVQLKLLKRGLDEIGPVNLNAIEEYQTVHDRYTFLTQQRDDLLTAKEQLTTTMAELDGQVKTRFQKTFTQIATKFSETFQQMFGGGKAQLVLTDPHDLLTTGIDIMAQPPGKKFQNMGLLSGGERALTAITLLFAILQVQPVPFCILDEVEAALDPANVTRFARYMHQFQDQTQFIVITHRKETMVQADVLYGVTMQESGVSKMVTVDLDQQTTSEGKPA from the coding sequence ATGCGGTTAAAGACATTAGAGATTAGCGGGTTCAAGTCCTTTGCGGACAAGACCCGAATTGACTTTTTGCCGGGGATGACCGGCATCGTCGGTCCCAATGGAAGCGGGAAGAGCAATATTGCGGAAGCTGTTCGTTGGGTATTAGGGGAGCAGTCCGCTAAGAGTTTACGGGGGAGTAAGATGCCCGACGTGATCTTCGGCGGCTCGACCGACCGACATGCCTTGAACCGCGCGGCGGTGGCCATTACCCTGGATAACAGTGACCATTACTTGAAGAGTGCTTATACCGAACTCACGATTAGCCGGGTGCTTTACCGGTCTGGGGAAAGTGAGTACCTGTTGAACGGACAGAATTGTCGGCTTAAAGACATCACCGAACTTTTAATGGATTCGGGGATGGGGCAAGATTCGTTTTCCATCATTTCTCAAGGACGAGTCGAAGCCATCTTCAATAGTAAGCCGGAAGACCGGCGGACCATTATTGAAGAAGTCGCAGGGGTGTATAAGTACCGTAAGCACAAGGAAACGGCTCAGCACGAGTTGGACGGAACCATGGGCGACCTGCACCGGGTCGAGGATATCATCGCCGAACTGGAAGGCCGCTTAGAACCACTCGAACGGCAACGTAGTCTGGCCCAGGACTACCTTGACCAGCAAAAGAAGTTTGCCGTTTTGGACCGCACCCAGTTAGTGCGACAGTTACACACCGAACTGAAACAAAAGAAAACGGTGGATGCGCAGGTGGTTCGTAAGCAGGCCCAAGTTGCCCACTATCAAGCAGCCCAAAAGGACCAGCAACGCGTGGTCCAGCAGCTCAGTGAGCAGCAGACGGACTTGTTAGCTCAGAAAGATACGTTGCAAAATCAGTTGGTTGCCGCGACGCAGCGGGTCGAACAGTGTCAGGGACAGGTCAACCTGTCGGCAGAACAACGGCGGCACGCCGAGGACCAGCGGCAACGCTTAGCGGCCCAGCTGACGGCGTTGCAACAGCGCCAACAGCATTTAGCTGATCAGCTGACTGCGGGCGAGCAATCGCTCAAGGAACTACGGCAGCAGATTGCAACGTGTCGGCGAGAGATCAAGGAGTTGCGGCAGGAGACCGCTGATAAGCGGGTCGCGGAATTGCGTGATCAGTTGGAAACGTTGCGGGCCGATTACTTTGACCAGAAGCAACAAGTCGCTAATTGGCGGAACCAACGGCAGTACTTACAACAGGATCAGGACCGCCAACAGAAGCGTAGTCAGCGGTTGACGGGACAGTTGCAGGAATTGAAGACGGCTGCGGCAACGGCGAAGGCGAAAGCCACGGATCTGGCGCACCAAGCCACGGCAGTCCAAGAGCAGTTGACCCAGGCCGAGCAAGCCTATGATGCGGTAGCCGGAGAGTTTCAACAGCACCAGGCCACGTATCGGCAGTCCCAACGGCAGTGGCAATCGGCGTTGGGCGTGTACCAGCAAGCCAAGACCAGGGCCGCTAACCTACAAGCGTCTGCCGCAGAATACGGGGGCTTCTATCAAGGTGTCCGGGCAATTCTCCGGCAACGGGACCGGTTAACCGGTCTGATTGGGGCGGTGTCAGAATTATTGAAGGTGCCGACGCAATTTACCACCGCCATTGAGTATGCCTTGGGCGGTCAGCTGCAACACGTGGTCGTCACGGATGAAGCTGCGGCTAAAGCGGCGGTGGCTTACTTGCGTGAACAACGGGCTGGTCGGGCGACTTTTCTGCCCCTGACCACGGTCCGGGGACGCCAAGTGGATCAGACGACCTTGGCCCAACTCGCCAATGTCCCGGGTTTCTTGGGCGTCGGGAGTGCCGTAGTCACGATTGACCAGCGGGCGCAGGGCATCTTAACGCACCTACTGGGGACAACGCTACTGGCGCAAGATCTGGATGCGGCGGTCGCCATTAGCCAGCGGGTCCATCACCGTTATCGGGTGGTCAGCCTAGCTGGTGATGTGGTCAGCGCCAGTGGTGCGATTACTGGTGGTCAGAACCGGAGTAATCGCACGAGTGTCTTACACCAGCGGCAAGAACTCCAGAAGTTGGAAGCGTCGTTAACCACCATGCAGACCCAGTTGCAGGATCAGGAACAAAAGGTTCAAGCGGCCCAAGCGGCCATGCAGACCAGTGAGACTCAGCAACAGGACTTACAGGCCACCATCAACGATGTTCAACCACGTTGCCGCCAGCTCAATGAAGCGTTGGCAGCGGCGGAAACGGCCGCAAAGCAAGCGGACCGCCAGTTACGGGCGGCGCAGGTGGAGATTCAACAGACCACGGATGCGGATCAGGCCACGCAAGCGTCCACGCTGGAAACCCAAATCAAGCAAGGGCAGGCGCGGATTGCTGAGCAAGAAGTGCAACAGCAGAAACTTCAGGCTAAGATTAAGATGGTCACGACTCAGCAGTCTAGTCAGCGCGAGGCTTTGACCTCTAAGCAGACCTGGTTAGCGGGTGCTCAAGAGCGGTTACAGCAACAGGAACAAAATCAAAAAGATCGCCAAACAACTCAGCAGGCGACCCAGCGCGAGTTGGTCCAGGTCCAGGCGCAACAACGGGACATGGTCGCCGCTAAGTCCTTAACACCGGAGGCGGCTCAGCAACGACTAGAGCAGGCACAGACGCAGCGAAAGGACGTTGAACAACGCCTCCAGACCATCAGCGACCAGCTGACGACGGTGAACGATCAAGCGACCCAAGCCACAGCGGATAATGACCGAACCACGGGGCTCTTGCAGGTCGCAAACGATGATCTGCAAGAAGCCCAGGTCAAGCAGACGCAACTGTCTTCCTTGATTGATCAGCAACAGAATCAGCTATCGGAGAAGTATCAGATGAGCCTTGCGGCGGCGGAAGCAGATGTTAGCGACTTACCAGCGGATGAATTAGCGGTTCAGTTAAAGCTGTTGAAGCGTGGGTTGGATGAGATCGGACCGGTCAACCTGAATGCCATCGAGGAGTACCAGACCGTCCACGACCGTTATACGTTCCTGACGCAACAGCGAGATGATCTGTTAACGGCTAAGGAACAGCTCACCACGACCATGGCGGAACTGGATGGCCAGGTCAAGACTCGCTTCCAGAAGACGTTTACCCAAATTGCGACGAAGTTCAGTGAGACCTTCCAGCAGATGTTTGGTGGGGGTAAGGCCCAGCTGGTCTTAACGGATCCTCATGACTTATTGACCACGGGGATTGACATCATGGCACAGCCACCGGGCAAGAAGTTCCAGAACATGGGCTTGTTGTCGGGGGGCGAGCGGGCTTTGACCGCCATTACGTTACTCTTTGCCATTCTTCAAGTTCAACCAGTACCATTCTGTATCTTAGATGAGGTGGAAGCGGCGCTCGACCCGGCGAACGTGACCCGGTTTGCCCGCTATATGCACCAATTCCAAGATCAAACGCAATTTATCGTCATTACGCACCGTAAGGAAACCATGGTGCAAGCCGATGTATTATACGGGGTGACGATGCAAGAATCCGGGGTGTCCAAGATGGTCACCGTGGATCTTGACCAACAGACCACTTCGGAAGGGAAGCCAGCATAA
- the recG gene encoding ATP-dependent DNA helicase RecG, which translates to MASLSDSVGSLSGVGPKRVQALKDLAIENINDLLTYFPFRYEDLQAKDPAELTDQAKVTLKGTVAAEPVLTRFGRKKNRLNFRLLLDDHTIIPVTFFNQPWLRDQIEAGKSLVVYGRFDAKRQSMAGMKLLTSANGAMGSIYPANKEIRQATIKKLVTQAYEAYAPVIVDLIPEAIRAQYRLLHRKQMIHDMHFPADATAAQAARRTAKFEEFFLFELRLQIVKRQDHTLRGQALPYDLAELKRFIAGLPYELTAAQKKVVNEICYDLKRPLHMNRLLQGDVGSGKTVVAAIGMYAAITAGTQAVLMAPTEILAEQHANNLAKLFADFPVNVALLTGATKPAARKVLLPQIANGEVNLVVGTHALIQPEVHYHHLGLAVIDEQHRFGVNQRQALRQKGAQPDILAMTATPIPRTLAITAYGEMDVSVINELPAGRQPIRTVWIRSNQEASMLREVKAELAVGSQAYVVTPLIEESEAVDMKNAEAIYQRFQAQFEPQYRVGLLHGRMKNDEKNAIMDAFKANEFQVLVATTVIEVGVDVPNATLMMIYDADHFGLAQLHQLRGRVGRGKKASTCILIADPKNQLAIERMTTMTSTTDGFVLSQKDLELRGPGDVLGRKQSGVPEFKVGNPVADLNILSVAQQAAKSVVDQDDWANQDANLPVAAYLTTTAHQTTTMD; encoded by the coding sequence ATGGCAAGTTTAAGTGATTCAGTAGGAAGTTTAAGTGGCGTGGGTCCTAAGCGGGTCCAGGCCCTAAAAGATCTGGCGATTGAGAACATCAATGACCTGTTGACCTATTTTCCGTTCCGTTATGAGGACCTGCAGGCCAAGGATCCAGCAGAACTCACGGATCAGGCCAAGGTGACCCTCAAGGGGACCGTGGCGGCTGAGCCTGTGTTGACCCGGTTCGGCCGTAAGAAGAACCGGTTGAACTTCCGGCTGTTGTTGGATGACCACACGATCATTCCGGTGACGTTCTTTAACCAGCCCTGGCTGCGGGATCAGATCGAAGCGGGGAAGTCGTTAGTGGTGTATGGGCGGTTCGATGCGAAACGCCAAAGTATGGCGGGAATGAAGCTGCTGACTAGTGCGAACGGCGCGATGGGGTCCATCTATCCGGCCAATAAGGAGATTCGACAGGCCACCATCAAGAAGTTGGTGACGCAGGCTTACGAGGCCTATGCGCCGGTCATCGTTGACTTGATTCCAGAAGCGATTCGCGCGCAATACCGGTTGTTGCACCGGAAGCAGATGATTCACGACATGCACTTTCCGGCTGATGCCACCGCTGCCCAAGCTGCGCGGCGGACGGCTAAGTTCGAAGAATTTTTCTTATTTGAGTTGCGCTTGCAGATTGTGAAGCGGCAGGACCATACGTTGCGGGGCCAAGCGCTCCCTTATGATCTGGCAGAGCTGAAACGATTCATTGCGGGTCTGCCCTATGAGTTAACGGCGGCGCAGAAGAAAGTGGTCAACGAGATCTGCTATGATTTGAAGCGACCGCTTCACATGAACCGGCTCCTTCAAGGTGACGTGGGGAGTGGGAAGACGGTGGTCGCGGCCATCGGGATGTACGCGGCTATTACCGCCGGGACCCAGGCCGTCTTAATGGCGCCGACCGAAATTCTGGCCGAGCAACACGCCAATAATCTTGCTAAATTATTTGCGGACTTTCCCGTGAACGTTGCGCTACTGACGGGGGCAACCAAGCCGGCAGCACGGAAAGTCTTGTTGCCCCAGATTGCGAACGGAGAGGTGAACCTGGTGGTGGGCACGCACGCCTTGATCCAACCCGAGGTCCACTACCACCACTTAGGCTTAGCGGTGATTGACGAGCAACACCGTTTTGGGGTCAATCAACGACAGGCCTTACGACAAAAGGGCGCTCAGCCCGATATCTTAGCGATGACGGCGACCCCGATTCCCCGGACCCTAGCGATTACCGCTTACGGGGAGATGGACGTTTCCGTAATCAATGAATTGCCCGCAGGACGTCAGCCGATTCGGACGGTCTGGATTCGCAGTAATCAAGAAGCAAGTATGTTGCGTGAGGTCAAAGCCGAACTCGCGGTAGGGTCGCAGGCTTACGTGGTCACGCCCCTGATTGAAGAATCCGAGGCTGTCGACATGAAGAATGCGGAGGCCATCTATCAACGGTTTCAGGCCCAATTCGAACCGCAGTACCGGGTAGGGCTCCTGCACGGCCGCATGAAGAATGACGAGAAAAACGCCATCATGGACGCCTTTAAAGCCAACGAATTTCAGGTGCTGGTCGCGACCACGGTGATCGAAGTCGGAGTCGACGTCCCGAATGCGACGTTGATGATGATTTACGATGCCGACCACTTCGGCTTGGCTCAGCTCCACCAGTTGCGGGGCCGCGTCGGTCGGGGGAAGAAAGCGTCGACCTGTATCCTGATTGCGGATCCTAAGAACCAGCTCGCGATTGAGCGGATGACCACGATGACCAGTACCACGGACGGGTTCGTACTGTCCCAAAAGGACCTGGAACTGCGCGGGCCCGGGGATGTTTTAGGACGCAAGCAGTCGGGGGTCCCCGAGTTTAAGGTGGGGAATCCGGTGGCTGACCTCAATATTTTGAGTGTCGCGCAACAGGCCGCCAAGTCCGTGGTTGACCAGGACGATTGGGCGAACCAAGATGCTAACTTACCCGTGGCGGCCTACCTGACCACCACGGCGCACCAGACCACGACGATGGATTGA
- a CDS encoding DAK2 domain-containing protein, which produces MKVTEITNLEFGKMVQAASQKLNQNADFINSLNVFPVPDGDTGTNMSLSLQSGAKYERDADTTAVGALAVALAKGLLMGARGNSGVILSQIFRGFSKKLADKQTLTAQDLADGFAAGAETAYKAVMKPTEGTILTVVREGAQAGLNVAKDSDDVLAVMDAVYQAAKAALATTPDLLPVLKQVGVVDSGGQGLTFVLEAFDDSLNGRVSETADYQPDDAEMDEMIDATHHQSVQGKLDPNSIKYGYCTEIMARIGRGKQVDHKFDYDTFYDYLAKLGDSLLVVNDDEIVKVHVHTEHPGKVIAWGQEFGDLAKVKVDNMRMQQETIMEHDEEKAPEATPAAPEAEKAPETAIIAIAAGDGLATLFKSLGVTHVVNGGQTMNPSTQDIVDAIHASKAKRAIVLPNNKNIFLAAEQAAQVADIPTVIVHAKTVSQGMTAMLGYSPDASLEDNQASMEDNLTTVKSGQVTHAIRDTQLDGFEIKEGNYMGIVDGTIKVTDADLLTTAVDMVKAMLDDDSEIVTIIYGADTTAEVAADLQQRVSDLDDDLETEVHEGDQPVYPFLISVE; this is translated from the coding sequence TTGAAAGTAACAGAAATTACTAATCTTGAGTTTGGTAAGATGGTTCAGGCCGCCTCGCAAAAACTAAACCAAAATGCTGATTTTATTAATTCATTAAACGTGTTCCCAGTGCCTGATGGTGATACGGGAACCAATATGAGCCTGTCGCTACAAAGTGGGGCCAAATATGAACGCGATGCCGATACCACGGCCGTGGGCGCTTTGGCGGTTGCTTTGGCCAAGGGCTTGTTGATGGGTGCTCGGGGAAACTCTGGGGTCATCTTGTCTCAGATTTTCCGGGGCTTTTCGAAGAAACTGGCTGACAAGCAAACACTAACGGCGCAAGACCTAGCCGACGGATTTGCTGCGGGGGCGGAAACGGCCTACAAAGCCGTGATGAAGCCGACCGAAGGAACCATTTTGACGGTGGTTCGGGAAGGCGCCCAGGCGGGCTTGAACGTTGCCAAGGATTCTGATGACGTCTTGGCCGTGATGGATGCCGTCTATCAAGCTGCCAAGGCGGCTTTGGCCACCACGCCAGATCTCTTGCCAGTCCTGAAACAAGTCGGGGTCGTCGACTCCGGTGGTCAAGGGCTCACGTTTGTGTTAGAGGCCTTTGACGATTCACTGAATGGTCGGGTCTCCGAAACGGCGGACTACCAACCCGATGATGCCGAGATGGACGAAATGATCGATGCGACGCACCATCAAAGTGTGCAGGGCAAGCTAGACCCGAACAGTATCAAGTATGGCTACTGTACGGAAATCATGGCCCGGATTGGTCGCGGAAAGCAGGTCGACCATAAGTTTGATTACGATACGTTCTATGATTACCTAGCTAAGTTAGGGGATTCCTTACTGGTCGTGAACGATGACGAAATCGTTAAGGTCCACGTGCATACGGAACACCCTGGCAAAGTCATTGCTTGGGGTCAAGAATTCGGTGACCTGGCGAAGGTCAAGGTCGATAACATGCGGATGCAACAAGAGACCATTATGGAACACGACGAAGAGAAGGCACCAGAGGCCACTCCGGCGGCTCCTGAAGCGGAGAAAGCACCGGAGACGGCGATTATTGCCATTGCTGCCGGAGACGGCTTAGCGACACTCTTTAAGAGCTTGGGTGTGACGCATGTGGTCAATGGTGGGCAAACCATGAATCCAAGTACGCAAGACATCGTGGATGCCATTCACGCGTCTAAGGCTAAGCGAGCGATCGTGTTGCCGAACAACAAGAACATTTTCTTAGCCGCTGAGCAAGCCGCACAAGTTGCTGATATTCCAACGGTCATCGTTCACGCCAAGACGGTTTCGCAAGGGATGACGGCGATGCTGGGGTACAGTCCGGATGCTAGTCTGGAAGATAACCAGGCTTCGATGGAAGATAATTTGACCACGGTCAAGAGTGGTCAGGTGACCCACGCGATTCGCGACACCCAACTAGATGGCTTTGAGATTAAAGAGGGCAACTATATGGGCATCGTCGACGGCACCATTAAGGTGACGGATGCCGATCTGTTGACCACGGCCGTTGACATGGTCAAGGCGATGTTAGATGATGATAGTGAGATTGTCACCATCATCTATGGTGCAGATACTACCGCTGAGGTTGCCGCTGATTTACAACAACGGGTTTCAGATTTAGATGATGACCTGGAAACAGAAGTTCACGAAGGAGATCAACCGGTTTATCCATTCTTGATTTCGGTGGAATAA